Proteins co-encoded in one Kutzneria chonburiensis genomic window:
- a CDS encoding HAD-IC family P-type ATPase — protein sequence MTRTTHAVAATLTELSAMDADTLIRHLGVSPAGLTSLERNARLARHGRNRVAGADGPHWTTRLLRCLRSPFVGLLLGLDLVLALTANLAGALTVGVMVLVSVLLRFAQEYRSDLAAKRLRALVATTATVAKRSSRSPRRFADPLGSVTNELPVELLVPGDIVHLKAGDLVPADCRLLVAHDLVVEQATLSGESLPVRKTVTTDRVAGNVLDSPVFCFLGSTVVGGSATAVVVGTGAETYLGSIAERMTHVDRDADAGMRSVSWTLIRFTLVLAPIVLAVSGLVHGDWSEAALFAVAVAVGLTPEMLPVIVAANLAKGAVDLSRQQVIVKQLRAVHEFGQLDVLCVDKTGTLTDDRIVLEPTDERTLELAYVNSALQAGLRNPFDRAVIDAVEPDHRLLLEARYRLVDELPFDHKRRRMSVIVRDTDGRHLLVTKGAIDHEAALHGTRVLGLWCKEIEGREIYQLSDEDGAELIGHLFFQDPPKKSAAQAVRQLRELGIEIVVVTGDNEAVARKVCRDIGIPDAVVHAKATPARKAEIVRELRKNHTVGFLGDGVNDAAALREADLAISVGTALPVARDTAEVILLRKDLTVLAQGVLAGRRTFANTMKYVKLTASSNFGNVLSVLAAAVFLPFLPMLPVQLLVQNLAYDLAQLAIPWDGVDREQVSSPRKWAGGDLARFMLLVGPLSSVFDLVLFAAMRHYDPATFRTGWFVEGLLSQLLIVHVIRTQRRSRASRPVIVATVLTAVVGLLLPFTGLFGLVQLPATYFLWLAAIIVGYCALVQAVKTGYVRKFATWL from the coding sequence ATGACCAGGACGACGCACGCCGTCGCCGCGACGCTCACCGAACTGTCCGCGATGGACGCCGACACGCTGATCCGCCACCTCGGCGTCAGCCCGGCCGGCCTCACGTCCCTCGAACGCAACGCCCGCCTGGCCCGACACGGCCGCAACCGCGTCGCCGGCGCGGACGGCCCGCACTGGACGACGCGGCTGCTGCGCTGCCTGCGCAGCCCGTTCGTCGGCCTGCTGCTGGGCCTCGACCTTGTGCTGGCGCTGACCGCCAACCTGGCCGGCGCCCTCACCGTCGGGGTGATGGTGCTGGTCAGCGTGCTGCTGCGGTTCGCCCAGGAATACCGCTCCGACCTGGCCGCCAAACGTTTGCGGGCGCTGGTCGCCACCACCGCGACCGTCGCGAAGCGCAGCAGTCGATCGCCGCGCCGGTTCGCCGACCCGCTGGGCTCCGTGACCAACGAGCTGCCGGTGGAGCTGCTGGTACCGGGCGACATCGTGCACCTCAAGGCCGGCGACCTGGTGCCGGCCGACTGCCGGCTGCTCGTCGCGCACGACCTCGTGGTCGAGCAGGCCACGCTGTCCGGGGAGTCGCTGCCGGTCCGCAAGACCGTGACGACCGACCGGGTCGCCGGCAACGTGCTGGACTCGCCGGTGTTCTGCTTCCTCGGGTCCACAGTGGTCGGCGGCTCGGCCACGGCCGTCGTGGTCGGCACCGGCGCGGAGACGTACCTGGGGTCCATCGCCGAGCGCATGACGCATGTGGACCGTGACGCCGACGCCGGCATGCGGTCGGTGAGCTGGACGCTGATCCGGTTCACGCTGGTGCTGGCGCCGATCGTGCTGGCCGTCAGCGGCCTTGTGCACGGCGACTGGTCCGAGGCGGCGCTGTTCGCGGTGGCGGTCGCTGTCGGCCTGACGCCGGAGATGCTGCCGGTGATCGTCGCCGCCAACCTGGCCAAGGGCGCGGTCGACCTGTCCCGCCAACAGGTGATCGTGAAGCAGCTGCGGGCCGTGCACGAGTTCGGACAGCTGGACGTGCTGTGTGTGGACAAGACCGGCACGCTGACCGACGACCGGATCGTGCTGGAGCCGACCGACGAGCGCACGCTGGAGCTGGCGTACGTCAACTCCGCCTTGCAAGCTGGCCTGCGCAATCCCTTCGACCGGGCGGTGATCGACGCCGTCGAGCCCGATCACCGGCTGCTCCTCGAGGCCCGGTACCGGCTGGTCGACGAGCTGCCGTTCGACCACAAGCGCCGCCGCATGTCGGTGATCGTCCGCGACACCGACGGCCGGCACCTGCTGGTCACCAAGGGCGCGATCGACCACGAGGCCGCCTTGCACGGCACGAGGGTGCTCGGCTTGTGGTGCAAGGAGATCGAGGGCCGGGAGATCTACCAGCTGTCCGATGAGGACGGTGCCGAGCTGATCGGCCACCTCTTCTTCCAAGACCCGCCGAAGAAGTCGGCCGCGCAAGCCGTGCGACAGCTGCGCGAGCTCGGCATCGAGATCGTCGTCGTCACGGGCGACAACGAGGCGGTGGCGCGCAAGGTGTGCCGGGACATCGGCATCCCGGACGCTGTCGTGCACGCGAAGGCGACACCGGCCCGCAAGGCCGAGATCGTCCGCGAGCTGCGAAAGAACCACACGGTCGGCTTCCTCGGCGACGGCGTGAACGACGCCGCCGCGCTGCGCGAGGCCGACCTGGCGATCTCCGTCGGCACCGCGCTGCCGGTGGCCCGCGACACGGCCGAGGTCATCCTGCTGCGCAAGGATCTCACCGTGCTGGCCCAGGGCGTGCTGGCCGGGCGGCGGACGTTCGCCAACACGATGAAGTACGTCAAGCTGACGGCCAGCTCCAACTTCGGCAACGTGCTCAGTGTGCTGGCGGCCGCCGTCTTCCTGCCGTTCCTGCCGATGCTGCCGGTGCAGCTGCTCGTCCAGAACCTGGCCTACGATCTCGCTCAACTGGCGATCCCGTGGGATGGCGTGGATCGTGAGCAGGTGAGCTCTCCTCGCAAGTGGGCCGGCGGCGACCTCGCCCGGTTCATGCTGCTGGTCGGCCCGCTCAGCTCCGTGTTCGACCTCGTCCTGTTCGCCGCCATGCGCCACTACGACCCGGCCACCTTCCGTACCGGCTGGTTCGTCGAAGGCCTGCTGTCCCAGCTGCTGATCGTGCACGTCATCCGCACCCAGCGGCGGTCGCGGGCCAGCCGGCCGGTGATCGTCGCGACCGTGCTGACGGCCGTGGTCGGACTGCTGCTGCCGTTCACCGGGCTGTTCGGCCTTGTCCAGCTGCCGGCCACGTATTTCCTGTGGCTGGCCGCCATAATCGTGGGCTACTGCGCGCTCGTGCAGGCCGTGAAAACCGGCTACGTCCGCAAGTTCGCCACCTGGTTGTGA
- a CDS encoding MgtC/SapB family protein, with product MSLRLLAGVGLGAAIGFERQYRARMAGLRTNALVAAGATLFVLLSGYGFDTVPGHASADPTRVAAQIVSGIGFLGAGVIMRDGLNVRGLNTAATLWCSAAVGALAGAGLYQPAVAGTVVVLVANVVLRWVGRAVDRRPASGEETTTAYTFMAVTKDDAEAHIRALLVQSMTGTSFQLQSVSSRNSSVDGYVEVRADLLTESRDDKQMESAVSRLSMEPQVTSVRWTARATRNAASRDDD from the coding sequence ATGTCGCTGCGCCTGCTGGCCGGCGTCGGCCTCGGCGCCGCCATCGGCTTCGAGCGCCAGTACCGGGCCCGGATGGCCGGCCTGCGGACCAACGCGCTGGTGGCCGCCGGCGCCACGCTTTTCGTGCTGCTGTCCGGTTACGGCTTCGACACCGTGCCCGGGCACGCCAGCGCCGACCCGACCCGGGTCGCCGCGCAGATCGTGTCCGGCATCGGCTTCCTCGGCGCCGGCGTGATCATGCGCGACGGCCTGAACGTGCGCGGCCTCAACACCGCGGCCACGCTGTGGTGCTCGGCCGCGGTCGGCGCACTGGCCGGGGCCGGCCTGTACCAGCCGGCGGTCGCCGGCACGGTCGTGGTGCTGGTGGCCAACGTGGTGCTGCGCTGGGTCGGCCGCGCCGTCGACCGCAGGCCGGCGTCCGGCGAGGAGACGACGACCGCATACACCTTCATGGCCGTCACGAAGGATGACGCAGAGGCGCACATAAGGGCACTCCTGGTGCAATCGATGACCGGCACTTCGTTCCAACTTCAGTCCGTGTCCAGTCGTAACAGCTCCGTTGACGGTTACGTCGAAGTGCGCGCCGACCTGCTGACCGAGAGCCGTGACGACAAGCAGATGGAGTCGGCGGTGTCCCGGCTGAGCATGGAGCCGCAGGTGACCAGCGTCCGGTGGACGGCGCGGGCCACGCGAAACGCCGCTTCGCGGGACGACGACTGA
- a CDS encoding NADH pyrophosphatase zinc ribbon domain-containing protein: MTFSPGGTVSPNAFPCGGCGARVEFAPGTTAMRCPYCGYEQQISHGDQQVQEHDLAELATLPRKPVAQLAAYVYVCQRCAAQTQSNDTATQCQFCGSPLVMDPQASGQIMPEAVLPFALDRNGMREALRKWISSRWFAPNALKKVSEAESTRGTYVPHWTYDSQTYSSYSGARGEHYYVTETYTDSDGRTQTRQVQRTRWYPVSGQVERFFDDVLVPGNTGNVPPAKVDALAPWPLPEAAPFAPQYLAGFTSLRYDVEPETGLEEAKRRMSSVIHEDCRRDIGGDEQRVDGVNTNYTALTFKLMLLPIWIACYLYGGKTWQILVNGQTGEVHGERPYSKMKIFLAILIGILVVGVILYFVLSGHHTTTTTTHHR, encoded by the coding sequence ATGACCTTCAGCCCGGGTGGGACCGTGTCCCCCAACGCCTTCCCGTGTGGCGGCTGTGGCGCGCGCGTCGAGTTCGCGCCCGGCACGACCGCCATGCGCTGCCCGTACTGCGGGTACGAGCAGCAGATCAGCCACGGCGACCAGCAGGTGCAGGAGCACGACTTAGCCGAGCTGGCCACGTTGCCGCGCAAGCCGGTGGCGCAGCTGGCCGCCTACGTCTACGTGTGCCAGCGCTGCGCCGCGCAGACCCAGAGCAACGACACGGCGACCCAGTGCCAGTTCTGCGGCAGTCCGCTGGTGATGGACCCGCAGGCCAGCGGGCAGATCATGCCCGAGGCCGTGCTGCCGTTCGCCTTGGACCGCAACGGGATGCGGGAGGCGCTGCGCAAGTGGATCAGCTCCCGCTGGTTCGCGCCGAACGCGCTGAAGAAGGTCAGCGAGGCCGAGTCCACGCGCGGCACCTATGTGCCGCACTGGACCTACGACTCGCAGACCTACTCCAGCTACTCCGGGGCCCGCGGCGAGCACTACTACGTCACCGAGACGTACACCGACTCGGACGGCCGGACCCAGACCCGGCAGGTGCAGCGGACCCGCTGGTACCCGGTTTCCGGGCAGGTCGAGCGGTTCTTCGACGACGTGCTGGTGCCGGGCAACACGGGCAACGTGCCGCCGGCCAAGGTGGACGCGCTCGCGCCGTGGCCGCTGCCCGAGGCCGCGCCGTTCGCGCCGCAGTACCTGGCCGGCTTCACCTCGCTGCGCTACGACGTGGAGCCCGAGACCGGCCTGGAAGAGGCCAAGCGGCGGATGTCCTCGGTCATCCACGAGGACTGCCGCCGCGACATCGGCGGTGACGAGCAGCGGGTCGACGGCGTCAACACCAACTACACCGCGCTGACCTTCAAGCTGATGCTGCTGCCCATCTGGATCGCCTGCTACCTCTACGGCGGCAAGACCTGGCAGATCCTGGTCAACGGGCAGACCGGCGAGGTGCACGGGGAACGCCCGTACAGCAAGATGAAGATCTTCCTGGCGATCCTGATCGGCATCCTGGTGGTCGGCGTGATCCTGTACTTCGTGCTCAGCGGCCACCACACGACCACAACGACAACCCACCACCGCTAA
- a CDS encoding SPFH domain-containing protein, which yields MGLIDKIKGEFIDIIEWTDDSRDTIVWRFPRYDNEIKMNAKLTVRESQAAVFVNEGQIADAFPPGMYTLQTQNMPILSTIKGWKYGFNSPFKAEVYFVNTRQFTDFKWGTQNPVILRDPEFGMVRLRAFGGFSVRVVDPPALLRELAGTDPQFRTEEVGEYIKSIIVSRLGTALATAGVPMLDLATQQGTIGDKLAPVLSQELASVGLSIPKFVIENISLPPEVEAALDKRTQMGIVGDLNQYTQFQTANAIGDAAKNPGGAGEGLGVGLGMALGQRVGQQYQQPQPYQQPGYPQQGYQQQGPPPMAPPPLPQQTQWYVGSNGQQLGPFDQNGLQQQVGAGVLTPQSLVWHQGMAAWTPAAQVPELTPLFGATPPPLPPQG from the coding sequence ATGGGCTTGATCGACAAGATCAAGGGCGAGTTCATCGACATCATCGAGTGGACCGACGACAGTCGGGACACCATTGTCTGGCGGTTCCCCCGCTACGACAACGAGATCAAGATGAACGCGAAGCTGACGGTGCGCGAGTCGCAGGCGGCCGTGTTCGTCAACGAGGGGCAGATCGCCGACGCGTTCCCGCCCGGCATGTACACCCTGCAGACGCAGAACATGCCCATCCTGTCCACGATCAAGGGCTGGAAGTACGGCTTCAACTCGCCGTTCAAGGCCGAGGTGTATTTCGTCAACACCCGGCAGTTCACCGACTTCAAGTGGGGCACGCAGAACCCGGTCATCCTGCGCGACCCGGAGTTCGGCATGGTCCGGCTGCGCGCCTTCGGCGGCTTCTCGGTCCGGGTGGTCGACCCGCCGGCCCTGCTGCGCGAGCTGGCCGGCACCGACCCGCAGTTCCGCACCGAAGAGGTCGGCGAGTACATCAAGAGCATCATCGTCAGCCGGCTGGGCACCGCGCTGGCCACGGCCGGCGTGCCGATGCTCGACCTGGCCACCCAGCAGGGCACCATCGGCGACAAGCTGGCCCCGGTGCTGAGCCAGGAGCTGGCCTCGGTCGGCCTGTCCATCCCCAAGTTCGTCATCGAGAACATCTCGCTGCCGCCCGAGGTCGAGGCCGCGCTGGACAAGCGCACCCAGATGGGCATCGTCGGCGACCTGAACCAGTACACCCAGTTCCAGACGGCCAACGCGATCGGCGACGCCGCCAAGAACCCCGGCGGCGCCGGTGAGGGCCTCGGCGTCGGTCTCGGCATGGCGCTGGGCCAGCGGGTCGGCCAGCAGTACCAGCAGCCGCAGCCGTACCAGCAGCCCGGCTATCCGCAGCAGGGCTACCAGCAGCAGGGCCCGCCGCCGATGGCGCCGCCGCCGCTGCCGCAGCAGACCCAGTGGTACGTCGGCTCGAACGGCCAGCAGCTCGGCCCGTTCGACCAGAACGGCCTCCAGCAGCAGGTCGGCGCGGGCGTGCTGACGCCGCAGTCGCTGGTGTGGCACCAGGGCATGGCCGCCTGGACGCCGGCCGCACAGGTGCCGGAGCTGACGCCGCTGTTCGGCGCCACCCCGCCGCCGCTGCCCCCGCAGGGCTGA